DNA sequence from the Tenacibaculum mesophilum genome:
ACAAGTGTTGTAAAAATTATTACTGTCAAATCCCCATGAAGCAGTTTCGTATACAGATGCTACTTTTAATACAGCACCTACTTTATCTGCAATTAAGTTAATTGCTTTCTGAATGTTAGCTAGCTTATCTCCTTGGTTGGTTCCTATAGAAATGTATGTGATTCGTTGTATTTTCATGAATGGGATGCAAAGAAAACTAAAACTAAAAAAAGAAAGGCTAAAAAAAGATTTTTATTTAAATAAATTTTTCAAAAAAAAAGTAGGGTATTTTATTTTTCAACTGTTGTAGTAATGGATTTCTTTATAGAGTAAGATTTTTATATGATTATTGGGGAATGATCTGAAATAACTCTAAAGTTAAAGGCTGCTAATTTTAGCAGCCTTTCTTTATTTAAAGAGGTGTATAAAAACAAAAAGCAACCTTATAAGGTTGCTTTTTTATATCTAAAGAATTTTATGATTCTTTTTTATCCTGTCTAGGTTTTCTATCGTCACGACGATTATCGCGATTACGATTATCTCTTCCTTTGTTGTTATCTCTAGGTGGTCTTGCTACATAACCTTCTGGTTTAGGTAATAAGGCTTTACGAGATACTTTTTCTTTACGTGTTTTTGGGTCAATTCCGAAGTATTTTACATCTAAAATATCCCCTAAATTAACAACGTCAGTTACGTTGTTTGTACGTTCCCAAGCCAATTCGCTAACGTGTAGTAAAACTTCATTTCCTGGAGCTTCAGTATATTCTACAACAGCACCAAAATCTAATAACTTCACTACTTTTACTTCATATACAGAACCTTTTTCAGGTTTAAACATCATTGAATCGATGCGAGCGATAACCTTATCAATTCCTTCTTGATTTGTTCCTAAAATCTCAACGATACCTTCTTCAGTAACAGGGTCTTCGTTAATAACAATCGTAGTTTCTGTTTCTTTTTGTAACTCTTGGATATGTTTTCCACCCGGACCAATGAATGCTCCAATTAAGTCGTTAGGAATTACTCTATTTACCATTTTAGGTGCATGAGATTTAACATCGTCATTTGGAGTAGCGATAGTATCCGTTAATTTTTCTAAGATATGTAAACGACCATCACGAGCTTGTTTTAAAGCTTTTACTAAGATTTCATATGATAATCCTTTAATCTTAATATCCATTTGACAAGCTGTAATACCATCAGCAGTACCAGTTACTTTAAAGTCCATGTCTCCTAAGTGATCTTCATCTCCTAAAATATCAGATAAAACTGCATAACGATCACCATCAGAAATTAACCCCATTGCAATACCAGAAACTGGTTTTTTCATTTGAACCCCTGCGTCCATCAGTGCCATTGTACCCGAACAAACAGTAGCCATTGAAGAAGAACCATTAGATTCTAATACTTCAGATACTATACGAACTGTATAAGGGCAATCTTCAGGAATCATTCCTTTTAAAGCTCTTTGAGCTAGGTTACCATGACCAATTTCACGGCGAGAAGTTCCTCTTAAAGGGCGTGCTTCTCCAGTTGAAAAAGGAGGGAAGTTATAGTGTAAGTAGAATTTCTCTTCTCCTTGCATTGTTGGAGAATCTACCATGTTTGCATCTCTAGAAGTACCTAAAGTTACTGTAGCTAATGCTTGAGTTTCTCCACGTGTAAAGATTGATGAACCATGAGTTCTTGGTAAGTAATCTACCTCACACCAAATAGGTCTAATATCAGTAGTGGTACGTCCGTCTAAACGTAAACCTTCATTTAAAGTTAAATCTCTAACAGCAGCTTTGTGTGCTTTACTAAAATATTTTCCTACTAAATCACCGTATTCTTCTAATTCTTCTTCGGTGAACATTGCAATAACCTCTTCTTTAACTTCAGAAAAAGCTAATCCTCTTTCTTGTTTAGAAGTTCCTTTTTTAGCAATGTCATAACATTTTTGGTAAGCTGCATCATGAATTTTTTGTGCTAACTCTTCGTCTTCAGCTTCTCCTTCATACTCACGAGTTTCTTTTTTACCAAAAGCTTCTGCCAATGCTACCTGAGCATCACATTGTACTTTAATAGCTTCGTGTGCCACACGGATTGCTTCTGCCATTTCTTCTTCAGAAACTTCATCCATTTCTCCTTCAACCATTGCAACAAAGTCATTAGAAGCTCCAACCATTAAGTCGATATCCGCTTCAGCTAATTGAGTAGCACTAGGGTTGATAATGAATTCACCATTAATACGCGCAACACGTACTTCCGAAATTGGTGCTTCAAAAGGGATGTCTGATAATTGAATTGCAGCAGAGGCGGCTAAACCAGCTAAGGCATCTGGCATTACCTCTTCGTCATGAGACATTAATTGAATCATTACCTGAGTTTCTGCGTGGTAATCTTTTGGGAATAGTGGACGCAATACACGGTCTACTAAACGCATTGTTAAAATTTCTTCGTTTGAAGGGCGTGCTTCACGCTTCATAAATCCACCAGGGTAACGACCTGCAGCTGCAAATTTTTCACGGTAATCTACCGTTAATGGTAAAAAGTCAATACCTGGATTTGCAGTTCTTGCTGATACAACTGTTGCTAATAACATTGTATCTCCCATTCTTACAACAACAGAACCATCTGCTTGTTTTGCTAATTTTCCTGTTTCTAATGTGATGGTTCTTCCATCTCCAAGTTCTATTACTTGGTTAAATACTTTTGGAATCATAAATTAATTCTTCTAAATTTTAATTCGTTTTTGTTTGTTGTTGTGTTGTTGTTGCTCCAATGGAAAATCAAAATTGTTGTTAGTAATTTTGAGCTTTTTATATATAAATTTCTGTTTGTTAGTCAGAAATAAACTTCATGTAAAAATAAAAAAGAGGCACGTTTATAGAGCCTCTTTTCTTGTAGAATTATTTTCTAATTCCTAATTCTTTAATAATCGCACGATATCTATTAATCTCTTTTTTCTTTAGATAATCTAATAAGCTTCTACGCTTACCTACCATACGTACTAACGAGCGTTCTGTGTTAAAATCTTTACGATTTTTCTTTAAATGCTCAGTTAAGTGGTTAATTCTGTGCGTAAATAACGCGATTTGACCTTCTGCAGTACCAGTATCATTTGCTCCTTTACCGTGTTTTGCGAAGATTTGTTCTTTAACTTCTTTTGTTAAATACATGCCAATATTATTTAAATGATTATTATGTACTCAATGCATTTACATTGAAGATGCAAATGTACGATTATTTTTTTGAATGGTAACGAAAAAGTTAGAAAGCAAAAAAGCTAGCAATCGCTAGCTTTTTTGTTATGCTCTTACAGGTTGATTTTGTATTAAATCTAAATACAAGTTTACCTGTTTTTTTAAGTCTTTTCGTTCGTAAATACCATCTAAGAAACCGTGTTCTAATAAAAATTCAGAACGTTGGAAGCCTTCTGGTAAATCTTTACCAGTAGTGTCTTTTACTACACGAGGTCCTGCAAATCCAATTAAAGCATTTGGTTCAGCAATGTTTATATCTCCTAACATGGCAAATGAAGCTGTGGTTCCTCCAGTAGTTGGATCGGTACATAAAGATATGTATGGAATTTTAGCCTCTGCTAATTGCGCTAGCTTTGCAGAAGTTTTAGCTAATTGCATTAAAGAAAGTAAAGCCTCTTGCATACGAGCTCCTCCTGATTTAGAAATCATTAAGAAAGGAATATTGTTTTTGATAGAATAATCAATAGCTCTTGCTATTTTTTCACCAACAACACTTCCCATAGATCCACCAATAAAAGCAAAATCCATTGAAGCAATTACTAAATCTTTTCCCATTGATTTACCAACAGCAGCACGAGCAGCATCTTTTAATCCTGTTTTCTTCTGAGCAGCTTTTAGTTTTTCAGGGTACTTTTTAGTATCCTCAAATTTTAATGGGTCTTTAGCAGATAATTTTGGATCAAGTTCTGTGAACTTATTATCGTCAAAAAATATTTCAAAATATTCTTTACTCCCTATACGTACATGATATCCATCTTCTGGACTTACGTATAAATTTTTTTTAAGTTCGTCTGTGTCAATTATCTTTCCGCTTGGGGTTTTATACCACAAGCCTTTTGGTGTGTCTTTCTTTTCTTCTGTTGGGGTTTGAATCCCTTTGTCTGTACGTTTAAACCAAGCCATAATTTAGTTTTTTAATCTTTAGTTGTTTGGTTTTTCTTTTTTCAAAGAATTTTATAATGTGTTTACATTATTTAGGTCTTCAAAAGCTTTCTTTAATCTAGCTTTAAAAGTTTGTTCTCCTTCACGTAACCATTTACGAGGGTCATAATGTTTTTTGTTAGGAATATCATCTCCTTCAGGGTTACCGATTTGAGATTGCAAATATGCAGATTTTTCTTTCATATAATCACGAACACCTTCGGTAAATGCATATTGCAAATCAGTATCGATATTCATTTTTATAACTCCGTAACTAATTGCTTCACGAATTTCTTCTAAAGTAGAACCAGATCCTCCGTGGAAAACAAAGTCGATTGTGTTATGAGGAACGTTATATTTTTCTGAAATGTGTTCTTGTGAGTTCTTTAAAATTTTTGGAGTTAATTTTACGTTTCCTGGTTTATATACTCCGTGAACATTTCCGAAGGCAGCAGCAATAGTAAATTGTGGACTAACTTTCATTAATTCTTCATAAGCATAAGCCACTTCTTCTGGCTGTGTGTATAATTTAGAGCTATCAACATCTGTATTATCAACACCGTCTTCTTCACCTCCAGTAATTCCTAATTCAATTTCTAAAGTCATTCCCATTTTACTCATACGAGCAAGGTATTCTTTACAAATTTCAATATTTTCTTCTATTGGTTCTTCACTTAAGTCAATCATGTGAGAACTGTATAGAGGTTTTCCTGTTTCTTTATAAAATTGCTCACTAGCATCTAATAAACCATCAATCCAAGGTAATAATTTTTTTGCAGCATGGTCGGTGTGTAAAATAACAGGAATACCATATGCTTCAGCTAATAAGTGTATATGCTTAGCGCCAGCTACTGCACCAGCAATAGCAGCTTTTTCATTATCGTTTGATAAGCCTTTACCTGCATTGAATTGAGCACCTCCATTAGAGAACTGGATTATTACAGGCGAGTTAAGTTCTTTAGCTGTTTCTAAAACCGTATTAATTGTGTTTGATCCTACAACATTAACAGCAGGTAAAGCAAAACCTTTTTGTTTTGCTAATTTAAAAATTGCTTGAACTTCTTTTCCGGTGGCAACTCCAGGTTTAATCATTTTTTATTTTGTTTAGTAGTGTGTTACTTAGTTTAAGGAACAAATCTACACTTTTTTATACAAGTTGCGATAAATTTTTATTAGAAAGTACTTTGTTAAAAGGGGTAATTAATACCTATATTTAGCACAGAGTTAGAGAAATTGAAGTTTTGGAACCACTTATTATTAGTTAAATATGGTTCATGTGCTTTGAATCCTAAATCCAATCTTGCAATTAAAAATTTAAAGTCGTAACGAAGCCCGAAACCAGCACCAACAGCCATATCTTTTAACGATTTAAAACCATTAAATTTAGCTGGATCATCAACAAATTCTGTGTTGGTTATATCCCAAATGTTTCCTGCATCAATAAATAAAGCAGACTTTAAAGAACCAAAAACGTTAAAACGGTATTCAAAGCTAGTTAAAAATTTTAAGCTACCAATGTTGTATTCAAGAAGAGGTGCTCTAGTACCAGGACCCAAATCGTAGGTTCTCCATGCACGTATGTCGTTAGAACCTCCTGCAAAATAACTACGAGAAAAAGGAACGCCAGAATTATCATAAGTAAAAATAGCTCCAAGAAAAGTTCTGTGCGCTAAAACATTGTTATCACCTAAATCCCAATATTTTTTATACTCAATATCTGTTTTAAAATATTGAGCAATAGGAATTTTAAAAACAGTTTTTTGTCCAGAACTATTGCTCTTATTTGATAAAAGCCCCATAATATTTCCTGAGTTAGCAACTCTAAACTTAAAAAAAGAAAAGCTAGCATCTTTAATACTTTCTTGATTATTATAGGTATAACTATAGGCTATTTCTGGAATTAAAAAGTCGGATGTTACAATATTATATCTGTTAGCAAGGTTTAAGACGTTTTGAAACTCAATTGGGTTTGATGCTGCAAAATTAGCATCGGTAAGAACGCCTGAAATGAAATTAATTATTTCACCTGAGTTACTAGGGGTATTGTCTGGAAACGTATATGAAGGATCATAAATTTCAGCGACTTCAGATAATTTTCGATATTCAGAATTATATATAGAAAAATAATTATCAACATTTAGATTTCTAATATATTGAGTATTTAATAGTTCTAATTGAATGGATTTTCTTTTGTTATAGTCCCATTTGTAATCTATACCAATAGATATATTTTGTTTATCCAATCCTATGTTTTTTTGAATTCCTATTCCTGAGTAAAACTTAGTTCTAGGAAACATTCTTTTTGGAACCAATTTATGCAATCCGAAAGGAGCCATAAATCGAGGAACTTCTAGTGAAATATCCGAACCAATTTCCCAACCGGGTCCATTATTGGAGTTAAAATAAGAACCAAAAGTAGAGAGTTTAAAAAGCTCAGCACCTTTAAATGTATTTCTATTAGTTAATGAAAACTTTAAAGAAACATCAAAGTTACGAATGTTGGAACGTGATAATTCTGTTTCAAAACCTAAAGTGTATTTTTCTATAGGGGTTAAATATACATTGGCTTCCAGTTCGTTTTCGCTTAATTCATTATATCGAATAGAGGTTGCTTTGAAGTTTTTTAATCCTCTTAAATGTGTGCGTGTTAAATTTCTTAGTGAGTCACTATAAACGGTATTTGGTTTTATGAATAAAGATTGAGATAAGTACTTAGGATTGTATTTTAGTTTTCGAAGTGCGTAAAAATTAATTCCATTATAACTTACACTGTCTTTATGCTTAGAGTTTCTAGTGCTATAATTATAGTCGGTATAAACGTTTACTTTTCTTAATTTCTGAATTTGAAAAGGAATAGTTTTATCAGAAATATTGATATCTACATCGGTTTTTTCATAATTTTTTAAAGTGTCATTTTCAAAGGAGATATAATTTTCATTAAATTGATATATTCCTTTATTCCTAAAAAGTTTTACAAGTCGATTCGCTTCCTTTATAAAGTTGTCATTCTTATAATGATCTCCAGGTTTTAGGTAGCTTTTCTTTTTTGTAAGTTGATATAAAGAATCAAGAACTGGAGATGTAATAAAAGTTTTAATACTATCTAAATAAGAAGGATTCCCTTTGGTAATATGGTAGCTAATTTCTCCTTTTTTCTTACCAATAGTATCTTTTTTAGAGAAAACTTTAGCTCTAAAATATCCTTCAGTTTGAAAGTAAGCTTTTAAGTTATCTACAGTTTTATCTGTTTTTTTATCGTCAATAATAATTGGGGGTTCCCCACTAGTTAAAAACCAATTATTAAAACCAATAAGTGTTTTAGCTACAGCTATACTTTGCTTTTCTGAAAATACATCTTTGTAAAAATTATAGGTTTTTGGATTTTTTTTAGCCCATTCACTAGGTGTTTTTGGAGCTTCGGGATTTCCTAAATTATAAAAATGTAATGATAATGGTATACCCAAAGCCTTAGCGTTAGGGCGTTGTAATAATAATTCAGCAATATTATCACTAGAGTTTTTTACACTATCAATATATACTGTGTTTTTAGCTAGTAATAACTCATTTTTTTTAACATATTTAATTGTGCTACATGAGCTGAATAAGCCTACTAATAAAAAGAAGAAAGAAAGTTTTTTCATTAACTTTACGCCTCGTATTAAGAATCAAAAATACTATTTTTTAGTGGTTTTAGAGTGTTAAAAATAATTTAATGAATTTATCTAAAAACAACATAAAGTTAATAACTAGTTTACAGCAAAAAAAGTATAGACAAAAGCATCAATTATTTGTAGCAGAAGGTGTAAAGGTGGTTAATGAATTACTAGCGTCTTCTTTGGTAGTAGAACAATTATATACTACAGAAGAGTCTTTTATTTCTTCAAAAAATGTAGAGGTTATTTTGATTTCTGAAAATGAGTTAAAAAAGATTAGTACTTTAAAAACACCAAACAAAGTTTTAGGAATTTTTAAAATTCCAAACAAAAAAGAGGTTAATAAGGGCAATTTTATAGTTGCTTTAGATGGTATTAATGACCCAGGAAATCTAGGAACAATTATTCGTTTATGTGATTGGTTTGGGATTTCTGAGTTGGTATGTTCTAAAAATACGGTTGATTGTTATAATCAAAAAGTGGTACAGTCTACCATGGGGTCGTTAACTAGAGTTCAGGTTTCATATGTTGATTTGCCTAAGTTTTTAAAGAGTACTCCATTGCCTGTTTATACAGCAGATATGCATGGTGATAATGTTTATACTACTCCATTACCCCAAAAAGCAGTTTTAGTAATGGGAAATGAGGCAAATGGAATTTCTCTTGAAGTTGCTGATATTGTAAAAAACACTGTAACCATCCCAAGGTTTGGCGATTTACAAAAAACGGAGAGTTTAAATGTTGCCACTGCTACAGCTATATTATTAAGTGAGTTTAAAAGAAACTTGATTTAATATGATTGATTAGCTAATGCTTTATTTTTCTTAGAGAAAGCTTCCAATTCTTTTTTGTAAGGAGTGTAAGTGCTTTGAGCAAAAGTTGAAAGGTAATTTGTAATTTCTATAGGTTTTATTGGTTGGATGTTCTCTTTTTTATGTAGCTCTGGATAACATGATATAAAGAACTTTTGTATGTGAGCAATAAGCTTAATTAAATCATTACAGTAAACAGAAGGGTTATTGAAACCATTTTTTTTGCTATAACGATGAACCAATCTACCACCTTTACAAATTTCATTTAATGGACATTCTAAGCATTGTGTACAAAGCTTTGTGTTAAAATCATTAAAATATAATTTACCTAAAGAGGTATGTTGTATGTCTTGAAAATTGTTCTTTTTAATATTAAGACCTGTTTTAGTAAAACCATGACCGCAAGCTTTAAGAGAATCAATAGCCTCGATTTCTCCATTTGTTTCGATAACTAAAACGGTTGATTCATTTTTTGCTTTTTCGTTAACTCTCATTAGAGAATTTAACAAGCCTAAAAATAATGGGATTTTAAATCGCTTTGTATCTTTAATCCAAATATCAAATAAATTAATTAACCAATCGGCCATTAAGGTTTTGTCTTTATCGAAGGGAAAATTGTCATGTGTGTAATCAGGAATTAAAAAGTTTACATAACTAACATTCATTTTTTTAAAACTATCGTAAATTTCTTTTGGGCTTTCTTCAATATTAATAACACAAGCTATGTCAGCAAAATTCATTTCATTTTTTAATAACTTGACACTTTCAAAAACTGTGTCGTAGCTGCCATTTCCTTTATGGTCTACTCTATACATATCGTGTGCCTTTTTAGTTCCGTCAACGCTTACACTAGGGTAAATGTTCAAGCTTTTGAATAGCTGTATCCAACTTTTATCTAAAAGAACACCGTTTGTTTGCAAGTCAAAAGAAAAAGATACATCGGTTAGTTCTTGTTGTACTTTGTGCACTTTATTTATAAAATTAATATAAAAATCTTTAGAAGCGAGTAGAGGTTCGCCTCCATGGAAAATAAAGGAAAATTCTTTTTTATTATACTTTTTTATATAATTTTTAGTCTTTTCAATAATATTATCAACAACTTCTGAAGACATGAATTTAGGTTGGTTTTTATAGGTAGTGTCTCCAAGATTATACATAAAACAGTATGAACAATTAAGATTACATCTACTAGCAATTTTTATAGCTAAAGAATTAAAATTCATAATTAGAAAAGGTGTTGGTTAAAACAAGGAAACTATACAGTGTACAATTTCCTTGAGAAGATTTTAAAATTCTGTGTTATAATCTGAAGTGCTCTTTTTCAGCTTCAACTTCTATTAATTTCACACATTTTTGTAGCTTGTTACTCCAAACTAATCCGTCAGGACATACTCTTCCTCCTCCACTAGTAGGGTAATAAATTTCTTCTTCCACATAAATAGCTCCTCCTTTAATAAGGTCTAGATTGTCAGCTTGTAAGTTTGTGAACTTTTCTAATCCCTTTGGTAAAAAAAATGTTTTCTTCATAATTATTAATTTTAAGTTAATTGCTTACTCTATTTCTTTTTAAGTTTAAAAGATTACATTTTCAGCTACCTGTAAATCATTAAACTAATAGAAGTTAATAGGCTTGTTTTTAAACAAGTTTCTTAAATGAATTGCAACAAATATTAATGATTTGAGATGAAAAAGTAAGGTGACTAGGTGACTATTTATAAAAAATGGATGCATAATTTAAAAATTATAACACCCTTTTAGAGGGGTAATTAACTTGTTTCTGAAGAGAAGAGATTTGAGAGTAAGATTTCTGTTTGAAGGTAGATTTTTATTTTTTAGGATAGCGAATACGCTATAAAGATATAGATTGATAAAAGAAAACCTCTTCGTTTTTACTAAAAAACAAAGAGGTTGTTATTGTAGGCTTAAATTCTTTAAAACTTAAAATAATCCATTTATTTGAGCATCTATTCTATCGATAATAAAACCTAAGTCTTCTTGGTTATCAACAAAATCTAAATTATCAACATCTATAATTAATAATTTACCTTTATTGTATTGACTAATCCAAGCTTCATAGCGTTCATTTAACCTACTTAAATAATCAATACTGATAGAGTTTTCATATTCTCTACCACGCTTATGAATTTGACCTACGAGTGTAGAAATATCTGCACGCAAATAAATTAATAAATCAGGAGGGGTTACTAAGTTTTCCATTAATTCAAATAATGAAGAATAGTTACTATAATCTCTATTGGTCATAAGCCCCATTGCATGTAGGTTTGGAGCAAAAATATGAGCATCTTCATAAATAGTTCTATCTTGAATTATTTTTTTACCAGATTTACGAAGTTCTAAAACTTGACGAAAACGGCTATTTAAAAAGTATACTTGCAAATTAAAAGACCAACGCTCCATTTCTCCATAAAAATCATCTAAGTATGGATTTTCATCAACCGATTCAAAATGAGCTTCCCAATCGTAGTGTTTTGCTAATAATTTAGTTAAAGTGGTTTTTCCCGCGCCTATGTTTCCGGCAATTGCTACGTGCATAATTGTTTGTGTAAAAATGTTTTTAATATTGCTGGCACAGCCAGATTAGGGGGTGGTAAAATTACATAAAAAAAGGAATTAAGAAACAAGTTTAATAAATGAATATTAGATAAAAATAAAAAGCAAGCCAATTAGCTTGCTTTTTACTTTTCAGACATAGTTTATAACCTACTTAACAACTATTTTTCTTGTCACTTGTTTACCCGCATTTTCAACTTGTAATAAATAAAGTCCGCTTGCAGCTTTGGTTAATTGTATTTCTTCATTAAACTGACTAGAAATAGTTGAAAATTTTTGTGTTTCAAGTAATCTTCCCCTAAAATCAAAAAGTCTAATAATTGTTGATTTTTTATCTTTTACAGTGAATTTAAATTTTTCAAAAGCTTTTCCAGAATCTATTGGGATTGGACCTATCTCTAAGTCATCAAATAAAGTGTTATCGGTAGCAAAACTCTCTTCAACGGTAATAGTATAGTCTTCTACCTCACCATTAAAATTTAATCCACAAGAATTAGGGTTACTATTTACTTTTGTAGAAATTCTCATAGTTGTAGAACCTAATAAAGCATCTTCAGGAACGATAATAGAAAGAGTATTAGAAGTTAAGTCATAAGTTTCATTAGCATCAAATGCACAGTTTTGGTTCCAGTCTATCCAAGCAAATGTGTTTGTATTACTGTTTCCTGCTGTATTGATAGTGGTTGTTAAATCATAAGTTTCTCCTCTAACTACTTGGGTTGTTACTGATTTAAAATCAGAGTACCCATTTGCTTTATCAGAATTATTGTTGATACCATTAAAAGTAACATTAGTAATACTTAATTGAGACTCAGTGTTACCTGAAGAATTACAAAGGCTGTTGTTTACGTTTAAAAGGATATTTACTGATTTAGCCATTGAACCTGATGCTGCAGTAACAGTAATTGTGTAAT
Encoded proteins:
- a CDS encoding polyribonucleotide nucleotidyltransferase, with the protein product MIPKVFNQVIELGDGRTITLETGKLAKQADGSVVVRMGDTMLLATVVSARTANPGIDFLPLTVDYREKFAAAGRYPGGFMKREARPSNEEILTMRLVDRVLRPLFPKDYHAETQVMIQLMSHDEEVMPDALAGLAASAAIQLSDIPFEAPISEVRVARINGEFIINPSATQLAEADIDLMVGASNDFVAMVEGEMDEVSEEEMAEAIRVAHEAIKVQCDAQVALAEAFGKKETREYEGEAEDEELAQKIHDAAYQKCYDIAKKGTSKQERGLAFSEVKEEVIAMFTEEELEEYGDLVGKYFSKAHKAAVRDLTLNEGLRLDGRTTTDIRPIWCEVDYLPRTHGSSIFTRGETQALATVTLGTSRDANMVDSPTMQGEEKFYLHYNFPPFSTGEARPLRGTSRREIGHGNLAQRALKGMIPEDCPYTVRIVSEVLESNGSSSMATVCSGTMALMDAGVQMKKPVSGIAMGLISDGDRYAVLSDILGDEDHLGDMDFKVTGTADGITACQMDIKIKGLSYEILVKALKQARDGRLHILEKLTDTIATPNDDVKSHAPKMVNRVIPNDLIGAFIGPGGKHIQELQKETETTIVINEDPVTEEGIVEILGTNQEGIDKVIARIDSMMFKPEKGSVYEVKVVKLLDFGAVVEYTEAPGNEVLLHVSELAWERTNNVTDVVNLGDILDVKYFGIDPKTRKEKVSRKALLPKPEGYVARPPRDNNKGRDNRNRDNRRDDRKPRQDKKES
- the rpsO gene encoding 30S ribosomal protein S15 codes for the protein MYLTKEVKEQIFAKHGKGANDTGTAEGQIALFTHRINHLTEHLKKNRKDFNTERSLVRMVGKRRSLLDYLKKKEINRYRAIIKELGIRK
- the accD gene encoding acetyl-CoA carboxylase, carboxyltransferase subunit beta, which encodes MAWFKRTDKGIQTPTEEKKDTPKGLWYKTPSGKIIDTDELKKNLYVSPEDGYHVRIGSKEYFEIFFDDNKFTELDPKLSAKDPLKFEDTKKYPEKLKAAQKKTGLKDAARAAVGKSMGKDLVIASMDFAFIGGSMGSVVGEKIARAIDYSIKNNIPFLMISKSGGARMQEALLSLMQLAKTSAKLAQLAEAKIPYISLCTDPTTGGTTASFAMLGDINIAEPNALIGFAGPRVVKDTTGKDLPEGFQRSEFLLEHGFLDGIYERKDLKKQVNLYLDLIQNQPVRA
- the fbaA gene encoding class II fructose-bisphosphate aldolase; translation: MIKPGVATGKEVQAIFKLAKQKGFALPAVNVVGSNTINTVLETAKELNSPVIIQFSNGGAQFNAGKGLSNDNEKAAIAGAVAGAKHIHLLAEAYGIPVILHTDHAAKKLLPWIDGLLDASEQFYKETGKPLYSSHMIDLSEEPIEENIEICKEYLARMSKMGMTLEIELGITGGEEDGVDNTDVDSSKLYTQPEEVAYAYEELMKVSPQFTIAAAFGNVHGVYKPGNVKLTPKILKNSQEHISEKYNVPHNTIDFVFHGGSGSTLEEIREAISYGVIKMNIDTDLQYAFTEGVRDYMKEKSAYLQSQIGNPEGDDIPNKKHYDPRKWLREGEQTFKARLKKAFEDLNNVNTL
- the tamL gene encoding translocation and assembly module lipoprotein TamL, which gives rise to MKKLSFFFLLVGLFSSCSTIKYVKKNELLLAKNTVYIDSVKNSSDNIAELLLQRPNAKALGIPLSLHFYNLGNPEAPKTPSEWAKKNPKTYNFYKDVFSEKQSIAVAKTLIGFNNWFLTSGEPPIIIDDKKTDKTVDNLKAYFQTEGYFRAKVFSKKDTIGKKKGEISYHITKGNPSYLDSIKTFITSPVLDSLYQLTKKKSYLKPGDHYKNDNFIKEANRLVKLFRNKGIYQFNENYISFENDTLKNYEKTDVDINISDKTIPFQIQKLRKVNVYTDYNYSTRNSKHKDSVSYNGINFYALRKLKYNPKYLSQSLFIKPNTVYSDSLRNLTRTHLRGLKNFKATSIRYNELSENELEANVYLTPIEKYTLGFETELSRSNIRNFDVSLKFSLTNRNTFKGAELFKLSTFGSYFNSNNGPGWEIGSDISLEVPRFMAPFGLHKLVPKRMFPRTKFYSGIGIQKNIGLDKQNISIGIDYKWDYNKRKSIQLELLNTQYIRNLNVDNYFSIYNSEYRKLSEVAEIYDPSYTFPDNTPSNSGEIINFISGVLTDANFAASNPIEFQNVLNLANRYNIVTSDFLIPEIAYSYTYNNQESIKDASFSFFKFRVANSGNIMGLLSNKSNSSGQKTVFKIPIAQYFKTDIEYKKYWDLGDNNVLAHRTFLGAIFTYDNSGVPFSRSYFAGGSNDIRAWRTYDLGPGTRAPLLEYNIGSLKFLTSFEYRFNVFGSLKSALFIDAGNIWDITNTEFVDDPAKFNGFKSLKDMAVGAGFGLRYDFKFLIARLDLGFKAHEPYLTNNKWFQNFNFSNSVLNIGINYPF
- a CDS encoding TrmH family RNA methyltransferase translates to MNLSKNNIKLITSLQQKKYRQKHQLFVAEGVKVVNELLASSLVVEQLYTTEESFISSKNVEVILISENELKKISTLKTPNKVLGIFKIPNKKEVNKGNFIVALDGINDPGNLGTIIRLCDWFGISELVCSKNTVDCYNQKVVQSTMGSLTRVQVSYVDLPKFLKSTPLPVYTADMHGDNVYTTPLPQKAVLVMGNEANGISLEVADIVKNTVTIPRFGDLQKTESLNVATATAILLSEFKRNLI
- a CDS encoding radical SAM protein, producing MNFNSLAIKIASRCNLNCSYCFMYNLGDTTYKNQPKFMSSEVVDNIIEKTKNYIKKYNKKEFSFIFHGGEPLLASKDFYINFINKVHKVQQELTDVSFSFDLQTNGVLLDKSWIQLFKSLNIYPSVSVDGTKKAHDMYRVDHKGNGSYDTVFESVKLLKNEMNFADIACVINIEESPKEIYDSFKKMNVSYVNFLIPDYTHDNFPFDKDKTLMADWLINLFDIWIKDTKRFKIPLFLGLLNSLMRVNEKAKNESTVLVIETNGEIEAIDSLKACGHGFTKTGLNIKKNNFQDIQHTSLGKLYFNDFNTKLCTQCLECPLNEICKGGRLVHRYSKKNGFNNPSVYCNDLIKLIAHIQKFFISCYPELHKKENIQPIKPIEITNYLSTFAQSTYTPYKKELEAFSKKNKALANQSY
- a CDS encoding deoxynucleoside kinase is translated as MHVAIAGNIGAGKTTLTKLLAKHYDWEAHFESVDENPYLDDFYGEMERWSFNLQVYFLNSRFRQVLELRKSGKKIIQDRTIYEDAHIFAPNLHAMGLMTNRDYSNYSSLFELMENLVTPPDLLIYLRADISTLVGQIHKRGREYENSISIDYLSRLNERYEAWISQYNKGKLLIIDVDNLDFVDNQEDLGFIIDRIDAQINGLF